From the Mycobacterium sp. MS1601 genome, one window contains:
- a CDS encoding MarR family transcriptional regulator has translation MAGADLDALTVGPTTLLDTLVDRVAKARHGARPHTLLLGPSGVGKTHTLHVALHRALSADDTAKRILPIVIPENSVAIGNYTDLLHEAARAIDPHVHHEAATLRQHRDDAGMEGLLARAAGGRAMLLVVERLDQVFRAIGVAGQGSLRQWAESPSGVTVFASSPTLFEGVSSRTNPWYGSFMVERVHEMSTEDIVTLVGRSARPRGADALYPAVTSGPGRAAVAEIHRRVGGCPRTWLFLAEVLDARTLFEVDAAVRLVLDFWTPYYQPRLWRVPAGEQRLLTEIARSPHGRTVRELAEALGISSQSASTGLRRLAASRWVSSSKDNAGDRRLTVYDVADPLVREFIQFRDRSALS, from the coding sequence ATGGCGGGCGCAGACCTCGACGCCCTCACCGTCGGGCCCACCACCCTGTTGGACACCCTCGTCGACCGTGTGGCGAAAGCCAGGCACGGCGCACGCCCCCATACGTTGCTGTTGGGCCCCAGCGGGGTGGGGAAGACGCACACCCTGCACGTGGCGCTGCACCGCGCCCTGAGCGCCGACGACACCGCCAAACGCATTCTCCCCATCGTCATCCCCGAGAACTCAGTCGCCATCGGCAACTACACCGATCTGCTCCACGAAGCCGCACGCGCGATCGACCCGCACGTGCACCACGAAGCCGCCACCCTGCGCCAGCACCGAGACGACGCAGGGATGGAAGGCCTGCTCGCGCGGGCAGCTGGCGGGCGGGCAATGCTCTTGGTCGTGGAACGACTCGATCAGGTGTTCCGCGCGATCGGCGTGGCGGGCCAAGGCAGCTTGCGACAGTGGGCGGAAAGCCCCTCTGGTGTCACGGTATTCGCGTCCTCACCCACCCTGTTTGAGGGGGTCTCATCCCGCACCAACCCGTGGTACGGGTCGTTCATGGTCGAGCGGGTGCACGAGATGTCTACCGAGGACATCGTCACCCTGGTCGGACGGTCCGCCCGCCCGCGGGGAGCTGACGCGCTGTACCCAGCTGTGACATCCGGCCCCGGCCGGGCAGCAGTCGCCGAGATTCATCGACGGGTTGGTGGATGCCCGCGCACGTGGTTATTCCTCGCGGAAGTCTTGGATGCGCGCACGCTGTTCGAGGTCGACGCCGCGGTGAGGCTGGTGTTGGACTTCTGGACCCCCTACTACCAGCCGCGGCTATGGAGGGTACCGGCCGGCGAGCAACGACTACTCACCGAGATTGCGCGCTCTCCACATGGACGAACGGTCCGCGAACTCGCTGAGGCCCTGGGCATCTCCAGCCAATCCGCCTCGACGGGACTGCGGCGACTTGCCGCCAGCCGGTGGGTGTCGTCCTCGAAGGACAATGCCGGAGATCGGCGCCTGACTGTGTACGACGTTGCCGATCCGCTGGTGCGAGAATTCATCCAGTTCAGGGACCGCAGCGCCCTTTCGTGA
- a CDS encoding methyltransferase domain-containing protein, producing the protein MAATLTAARSAVQAVHALQTVKPGASPTPDQRAALEGFPGWGAAAPLFDPQPAKSWAALADELDDLDPTAMNAAARVVDTSFYTPPALIEHIYHLLRQAGFRGGNVLDLGCGNARFLTHAPADLPITYTGVEVDPTTAAIAAALHPAATIIADRLQDVSLPANRFDAAVGNVPFSSANVHDSAIAFYGPLHEYFLVRAVRAVRPGGYVVMATSRHTLDSANGLSYSVRSHADLMAAIRLPSGYFAAEGTAVVADVLVLRVRDTDEPRHGWDARQPCDTLTGTDQRGHRAQARISAFWGAHPQLVAGTMRVTGYHQNPLTVDCDDPDTAVADAFTAAQPLLLPYPAASDAIHAFADVALTDAEGRKEGSFHLVNGEMVRVVDGHLQAVNRASKELHSLVALRDSAVALIAAEANWDTSDATLAPLRAACLQAYLAYVERFGPLNRGTLIEGKVDPDTGLPKLSWRVPTMGGFRGDPDSAKVFALEKFDQDTGEAAPAPILQRRVNQRPVPITRADTPGEALAVALGEGRGVDMARIAELLGLPTAEDAFTALGDLAYRDPTTGRVHSARDYLCGNVRTKLQDALAAAATDASYERNVAALQQVQPRWLGRDEVRIELGSPWVTPRDIEDFCREVFGASYVKVHHIAPLAAWEVDGNAHAISPDAKITYTTTRKTAFDLLQAGLNSSSPTVYDEVYDSATRSSRRVRNADETEAALAALAAIEQRFSLWIWESPQREQRILDRYNHAMNSHVLRRDDGSYLTFPGLADDLKLWWWQRDFVDRALSVPVAFAAHQVGLGKTRTAIALCMTLRQFGIANRPLYLVPNHLIEQAQREALQTAPSGKILVITREDLTRYGRRLFAARCATGDWDLVIMTHETFSSLPVPAQVERDWLDDQLAELEDYQRSQGATGKRIAAAVRSLEGRIERLRDTATDPDVITFDMLGIDYLAVDEADRFRRLPVTTRAEGFSLGASKRATDLLLKLSMLRRDKGSRPYASMFTGTPYTNTLAEAFVWQRFCDPDRLDEAGLGHFDAWAAQFVRYETLIEVSPDGSGFRSKRRPTVIQNVPELRSMIGAFMSMVRSSMTDLPLPTPHQHTIVVEPTDNTRTFMSELVRRADDLRARRVGPETDNMLAICGDGRKVALDPNLVGFCETAPKLEVVAENVAAIYHRTRDAVYANSARPGAFQLVLCDLGTPHPDDAQSYGRIREGLLARGVPADRIRFMHEATNSKAREALFAACRDGRVSVLVGSTPKVGVGTNIQNRMIALHHVDPTWTARDWDQRNGRGIRTGNLHDDIDIYCYAVSGSFDAYMFQLAERKSRGFEQLYRTDSDAREIEDLGDGTLSFGELKAAAAGNSLLLRQHQLQVRVRKLRLTHLTARQNVNAALYAASEADRRADALQERAGRLAELVDYLPQLPPLDLARCAENAASDNGHRARYSSGPLLVAIVAERGDHHLKVSFGYHPLWTQVLPAKVRRRGAQDVAEWTHQLVRAWLDGAAAERRQALTRADDARHSAAQSRAAADGTDLSAPAELVAAEAELAEVTATIQAEILDAGEAPRGEEAA; encoded by the coding sequence ATGGCCGCAACGCTTACCGCCGCTCGATCCGCCGTCCAGGCAGTGCACGCCCTCCAGACCGTGAAGCCCGGGGCTTCTCCCACGCCCGACCAGCGCGCCGCATTGGAAGGATTCCCCGGATGGGGCGCGGCAGCACCGCTGTTCGATCCGCAACCCGCCAAGTCGTGGGCGGCGCTGGCCGACGAACTCGACGACCTCGATCCCACCGCGATGAATGCCGCAGCCCGCGTGGTCGACACCTCGTTCTACACGCCTCCCGCGCTGATCGAGCACATCTACCACCTGCTGCGCCAGGCCGGCTTCCGTGGCGGCAACGTGCTGGATCTGGGGTGCGGAAACGCCCGGTTTCTGACCCACGCCCCGGCTGACCTTCCGATCACCTACACCGGGGTCGAGGTCGACCCGACCACCGCAGCCATCGCCGCGGCTCTGCATCCGGCAGCCACGATCATCGCCGACCGCCTGCAGGATGTGTCCCTGCCCGCCAACCGCTTTGACGCCGCGGTGGGCAACGTGCCGTTCTCCTCGGCCAACGTCCACGACTCGGCGATCGCGTTCTACGGTCCCCTGCACGAGTACTTCCTCGTCCGCGCGGTGCGCGCGGTCCGTCCGGGCGGCTACGTGGTCATGGCGACCTCGCGTCATACCCTGGATTCCGCCAACGGCCTGTCCTACTCGGTGCGATCGCACGCCGATCTCATGGCGGCAATCCGACTGCCTTCGGGGTACTTCGCCGCCGAAGGCACCGCTGTGGTCGCCGACGTGTTGGTGCTACGCGTGCGCGACACCGACGAGCCGCGCCACGGCTGGGATGCCCGCCAGCCCTGCGACACCCTCACCGGCACCGACCAGCGGGGCCACCGCGCCCAAGCTCGCATCAGTGCGTTCTGGGGCGCACACCCGCAACTGGTCGCGGGCACCATGCGGGTCACCGGGTATCACCAGAACCCGCTCACTGTGGACTGCGATGACCCCGACACCGCGGTCGCCGACGCCTTCACCGCAGCCCAGCCGCTACTCCTGCCCTACCCTGCGGCAAGCGACGCCATCCATGCGTTCGCCGACGTCGCTCTGACCGACGCCGAGGGCCGCAAGGAGGGGTCGTTTCATCTCGTCAACGGCGAGATGGTCCGCGTGGTCGACGGCCATCTGCAGGCCGTCAACCGGGCGAGCAAGGAACTGCACTCCCTCGTCGCGCTGCGCGACTCGGCCGTGGCACTCATTGCCGCGGAGGCGAACTGGGACACCTCAGATGCCACCCTGGCTCCCCTGCGCGCAGCCTGCCTGCAGGCGTACCTGGCCTACGTCGAGCGCTTCGGCCCCCTCAACCGCGGCACTCTGATTGAGGGCAAGGTCGACCCCGACACCGGCCTGCCCAAGCTGAGCTGGCGTGTCCCGACGATGGGCGGATTCCGCGGCGACCCCGATTCAGCGAAAGTGTTCGCACTCGAGAAGTTCGATCAGGACACCGGCGAGGCCGCGCCGGCGCCGATCCTGCAGCGGCGCGTGAACCAGCGCCCGGTGCCCATCACGCGGGCCGACACCCCCGGTGAGGCTTTGGCCGTCGCCCTGGGCGAGGGGCGCGGCGTGGACATGGCGCGCATCGCCGAGCTGCTGGGGCTGCCCACTGCCGAGGACGCGTTCACCGCCTTGGGCGATCTGGCCTACCGCGATCCGACGACCGGACGGGTCCACTCGGCCCGCGACTACCTGTGCGGCAACGTGCGCACCAAGCTCCAAGATGCGCTCGCCGCGGCCGCGACCGACGCCTCCTATGAGCGCAACGTCGCCGCACTGCAGCAAGTGCAGCCGCGGTGGCTGGGCCGCGACGAGGTGCGGATCGAACTCGGTTCCCCGTGGGTGACGCCCCGCGACATCGAGGACTTCTGCCGCGAGGTGTTCGGGGCGAGCTATGTGAAGGTCCACCACATCGCACCGCTGGCGGCATGGGAGGTCGACGGCAATGCCCACGCCATCTCCCCCGACGCGAAGATCACCTACACCACGACCCGCAAGACCGCCTTCGACCTGCTCCAGGCCGGACTCAACAGCTCTTCACCCACCGTCTACGACGAGGTGTACGACTCCGCCACGCGCAGCTCACGGCGGGTCCGAAACGCCGACGAAACCGAGGCCGCGTTGGCGGCACTTGCGGCCATCGAACAGCGCTTCTCACTGTGGATTTGGGAGTCACCGCAGCGCGAGCAGCGCATCCTGGACCGCTACAACCACGCGATGAACTCCCACGTGCTGCGCCGCGATGACGGGTCCTACCTGACGTTCCCGGGGCTGGCCGACGACCTCAAGCTCTGGTGGTGGCAGCGCGACTTCGTCGACCGCGCATTGTCGGTGCCCGTCGCCTTCGCGGCCCACCAAGTCGGCCTCGGGAAGACCCGCACCGCCATTGCGCTGTGCATGACGTTGCGGCAATTCGGAATCGCAAACAGGCCACTGTATTTGGTCCCAAACCATCTTATTGAGCAAGCTCAAAGGGAGGCCTTGCAGACCGCCCCGTCGGGCAAGATTCTGGTGATCACCCGCGAGGACCTGACCCGCTACGGCCGGCGCCTCTTTGCCGCACGCTGCGCCACCGGCGATTGGGATCTGGTCATCATGACCCACGAGACGTTTTCTTCCTTGCCGGTTCCCGCGCAGGTCGAGCGGGATTGGCTCGACGACCAGTTGGCCGAGCTGGAGGACTACCAGCGCAGCCAGGGCGCGACGGGCAAGCGTATTGCCGCTGCGGTGCGCTCACTGGAAGGTCGCATCGAGCGGTTGCGCGACACCGCCACCGATCCGGACGTGATCACGTTCGACATGCTGGGTATCGACTACTTGGCTGTCGACGAGGCCGACCGCTTCCGCCGACTCCCTGTCACGACCCGCGCGGAGGGGTTCAGCCTCGGCGCTTCCAAACGCGCCACCGACCTGCTGCTGAAGTTGTCGATGCTGCGCCGCGACAAGGGCTCTCGCCCCTACGCGAGCATGTTCACAGGCACCCCTTACACCAACACTTTGGCCGAAGCCTTTGTCTGGCAACGCTTCTGTGACCCTGACCGGCTCGACGAAGCCGGTCTCGGACACTTCGATGCGTGGGCTGCCCAGTTCGTCCGCTACGAAACGCTGATCGAGGTCAGCCCCGACGGCTCCGGGTTCCGCAGCAAGCGCCGCCCGACCGTGATTCAAAACGTGCCTGAACTCCGATCCATGATCGGAGCGTTCATGTCGATGGTCCGCAGCTCGATGACGGACCTGCCGTTGCCGACCCCGCATCAGCACACGATCGTCGTTGAGCCAACGGACAACACCCGCACGTTCATGAGCGAACTGGTGCGCCGCGCCGACGATCTGCGGGCGCGCCGCGTTGGCCCGGAGACCGACAACATGTTGGCGATCTGCGGCGATGGACGCAAGGTGGCCCTGGATCCCAACCTGGTCGGCTTCTGCGAGACCGCACCCAAACTGGAGGTGGTCGCTGAGAACGTCGCGGCGATCTATCACCGCACCCGCGACGCGGTCTACGCCAATTCCGCGCGCCCGGGCGCGTTCCAGTTGGTGCTGTGCGACTTGGGAACCCCACACCCAGACGACGCCCAGAGCTACGGCCGGATCCGCGAGGGACTACTCGCCCGGGGTGTGCCGGCCGACCGGATCCGCTTCATGCACGAGGCGACCAATTCCAAGGCCCGCGAGGCACTGTTTGCAGCATGCCGCGATGGCCGGGTGTCGGTTCTGGTGGGCTCCACACCGAAGGTCGGTGTTGGCACCAACATTCAGAACCGCATGATCGCCCTGCACCACGTGGATCCCACCTGGACTGCCCGCGACTGGGATCAGCGCAACGGCCGCGGGATCCGCACCGGCAATCTGCATGACGACATCGACATCTACTGCTACGCGGTGTCGGGATCGTTTGACGCCTACATGTTCCAGCTCGCCGAGCGCAAGAGCCGGGGTTTCGAGCAGCTGTACCGCACGGATAGCGACGCGCGGGAAATCGAGGACCTGGGCGATGGCACATTGAGTTTCGGGGAACTGAAGGCCGCGGCCGCCGGCAACTCGCTTCTGCTGCGCCAGCATCAGCTTCAGGTGAGGGTGCGCAAGCTGCGCCTCACGCACCTGACGGCACGCCAGAACGTCAACGCCGCCTTGTACGCAGCATCGGAGGCAGACCGCCGCGCCGATGCACTGCAGGAACGCGCCGGCCGCCTGGCCGAACTCGTCGACTATCTCCCCCAGCTCCCACCGCTGGACTTGGCGCGCTGCGCCGAGAACGCGGCGTCGGACAACGGCCACCGTGCCCGGTACTCCAGCGGGCCGCTGCTGGTCGCGATCGTCGCAGAGCGCGGCGATCACCACCTGAAGGTCAGCTTCGGCTACCACCCGCTGTGGACGCAGGTGTTGCCGGCCAAGGTGCGCCGCCGCGGCGCCCAGGACGTCGCCGAGTGGACTCATCAGTTGGTGCGCGCCTGGCTCGATGGTGCGGCCGCTGAGCGCCGGCAGGCCCTCACCCGGGCCGACGATGCCCGTCACAGCGCAGCGCAATCGCGGGCCGCGGCTGACGGGACGGATCTGTCCGCACCGGCGGAGCTGGTCGCCGCCGAAGCTGAGCTGGCCGAGGTGACCGCCACGATCCAAGCGGAGATCCTTGACGCCGGCGAGGCACCGCGCGGGGAGGAGGCGGCCTGA
- a CDS encoding MarR family transcriptional regulator: MSSNNIPVNLTETEEEVLEMLHDLGSPPEKWLRPMDVGRPSSRVQRGLAGLTRKGLVERTHRPAITAWLYRLTEAGRVS; the protein is encoded by the coding sequence TTGAGTAGCAACAACATTCCCGTGAATCTGACCGAGACCGAGGAAGAGGTCCTTGAGATGCTGCACGACCTCGGAAGCCCGCCCGAGAAGTGGCTGCGGCCGATGGATGTGGGCCGGCCCAGCTCCCGCGTTCAACGGGGCCTGGCCGGGCTGACCCGCAAGGGCCTAGTCGAGCGCACACACCGGCCGGCGATCACGGCCTGGCTCTACCGGCTCACTGAAGCGGGCAGGGTCTCATGA
- the dnaB gene encoding replicative DNA helicase, with amino-acid sequence MEERPARAAARADDSADYGRLPPHDESAEQSVLGAMMLSKDAIADVLEALRPGDFYKPRHQIVFDAILDLYGRGEPADAVTVAAELDRHGTLQRVGGAPYLHTLLSVVPTAANAGYYARLVAEKAVLRRLVEAGTRVVQYGYAGAEGAEVADVVDRAQAEIYDVTNHERRDDYVALADLLQPTMDELDELSNNGGLATGVPTGFIDLDELTNGLHGGQMITIAARPGIGKALALNTILPTPSGWTTMGEVKVGEELLGADGRPTRIVAATEVLYGRPCYDVEFSDGTVITADEQHQWPTRGGIVITADLQPGETIPTTAPVELPEIVEPDDDPHTVGRWLGGDLGVELRGYDTVVTRYLRGSLRQRREMLRGLLLASTVKGGPGDSFTIIAGWRLPEDRSLAVDLLCSLGFVVAPGWAGSPIHVVAGDRSVIAVRKRHSVAVRCVQVDNADHLYLAGDGMVPTHNSTLALDFMRSCSIKHQMTSILFSLEMSKSEIVMRLLSAEAGIKLGAMRSGTMSDDDWARLAKKMSEISEAPLYIDDSANLTMMEIRAKARRLAQKTDLRLIVVDYMQLMTSGKRVESRQQEVSEFSRTLKLMAKELDVPVVALSQLNRGPEQRTDKRPLISDLRESGSIEQDSDLVILLHRPDANDPDHPQAGEIEIIVGKHRSGPTRTIKAANQLHMSRFANMAPGHRGGGQSY; translated from the coding sequence CTGGAGGAACGGCCGGCCAGAGCCGCCGCGAGAGCTGACGACAGCGCCGACTACGGCCGGCTGCCGCCGCACGACGAGAGTGCCGAGCAGTCCGTGCTCGGCGCGATGATGCTGAGCAAGGACGCGATCGCCGACGTCCTGGAAGCCCTGCGCCCCGGGGACTTCTACAAACCGCGACACCAGATCGTCTTCGACGCCATCCTGGATCTCTACGGCCGCGGAGAACCCGCCGACGCTGTCACCGTGGCCGCCGAACTCGATCGACACGGGACACTGCAGCGGGTCGGGGGAGCGCCCTATCTGCACACGCTGCTATCGGTGGTGCCGACCGCGGCCAACGCCGGCTACTACGCGCGCCTGGTCGCCGAGAAGGCCGTGCTGCGCCGCCTGGTGGAAGCCGGCACCCGCGTGGTGCAGTACGGCTATGCCGGCGCCGAAGGCGCTGAGGTCGCCGACGTCGTCGACCGGGCCCAAGCCGAGATCTATGACGTCACCAACCATGAGCGTCGCGACGACTATGTGGCGTTGGCCGACCTGCTGCAGCCCACGATGGACGAACTCGACGAGCTGTCCAACAACGGGGGCCTGGCCACCGGTGTGCCCACCGGGTTCATCGACCTCGACGAGTTGACCAACGGCCTGCACGGCGGACAGATGATCACCATCGCCGCGCGCCCCGGCATCGGTAAAGCGCTGGCACTCAACACCATTCTTCCTACCCCGTCAGGGTGGACGACGATGGGTGAGGTGAAGGTGGGCGAGGAGCTGCTCGGCGCCGACGGCCGACCCACCCGCATCGTCGCGGCCACCGAGGTCCTCTACGGCAGGCCCTGCTATGACGTGGAGTTCTCCGACGGCACCGTGATCACCGCCGACGAGCAGCACCAATGGCCCACCCGCGGCGGCATCGTCATCACCGCCGACCTGCAGCCCGGCGAGACAATCCCCACCACGGCGCCGGTGGAGCTGCCCGAGATCGTCGAGCCCGACGATGACCCGCACACCGTGGGCCGCTGGCTGGGCGGAGACCTCGGTGTCGAACTGCGCGGCTATGACACCGTCGTCACGCGCTACCTGCGTGGCTCGCTGCGTCAGCGCCGCGAGATGCTGCGGGGACTCCTGCTGGCCAGCACCGTCAAGGGTGGGCCTGGGGACAGCTTCACCATCATCGCCGGGTGGCGGCTGCCCGAAGACCGCAGCTTGGCAGTGGACCTGCTGTGCTCGCTGGGCTTCGTCGTGGCCCCCGGCTGGGCGGGATCACCGATCCACGTGGTCGCCGGAGATCGCAGCGTCATCGCGGTGCGCAAGCGCCACAGCGTGGCCGTGCGGTGCGTTCAGGTGGACAATGCTGATCACCTCTACCTCGCCGGTGACGGTATGGTCCCCACCCACAACTCAACGCTCGCACTGGATTTCATGCGTTCATGCTCGATCAAGCATCAGATGACCAGCATCCTTTTCTCGCTGGAGATGAGCAAGTCCGAGATCGTGATGCGCCTGCTGTCGGCGGAGGCCGGAATCAAGCTGGGCGCCATGAGGTCGGGCACGATGAGCGACGATGACTGGGCGCGGCTCGCCAAGAAGATGAGCGAGATCAGTGAGGCCCCGCTCTACATCGACGACTCGGCCAACCTGACGATGATGGAGATCCGCGCCAAGGCGCGGCGCCTGGCGCAGAAGACGGACCTGAGGCTGATCGTCGTGGACTACATGCAGTTGATGACCTCGGGTAAGCGTGTGGAAAGCCGCCAGCAGGAGGTCTCGGAATTCTCCCGCACCCTCAAGCTCATGGCCAAAGAACTCGACGTGCCCGTCGTCGCGCTGAGCCAGCTCAACCGTGGCCCGGAACAACGAACGGACAAGCGGCCCTTGATTTCTGACCTTCGCGAGTCCGGATCGATCGAACAGGATAGTGATCTCGTGATCCTGCTGCACCGCCCCGACGCCAATGATCCCGACCATCCACAGGCCGGGGAAATTGAGATCATCGTCGGCAAGCACCGATCGGGCCCCACCAGAACGATCAAGGCGGCCAACCAGCTCCACATGAGTAGGTTTGCCAACATGGCCCCTGGCCACAGGGGCGGAGGACAATCATATTGA
- a CDS encoding DUF6551 family protein yields the protein MTAPEVPEPYVLAVPVADIFADHTYQRPLDPQRVQHMAATFDQRLLGVIEVSDRGDTSSPRYAVVEGQHRWAAVALRDPGAAIAARIHSGLTIAEESQLFLGIDINRRRLTTFNRWKARRAQQDPEVTAIEATVASVGLRVEEAPKDGNLRCTGMLEKIARSGGGHALLRDSLRLLHQTWGAQHSAYDAPLVGGMAVFLDAFARAEYFDCEVLVDALIDLTPEQVKFYAKAKKAGGKHGGGALPKFVAIALHERHALHQRAGQRLAMPAGFRGTLRAPGVSTTRASGAAAA from the coding sequence ATGACCGCACCAGAAGTCCCCGAGCCCTACGTCCTGGCGGTCCCGGTCGCCGACATCTTCGCCGACCACACCTACCAGCGCCCGCTGGATCCCCAACGGGTCCAGCACATGGCGGCCACCTTCGACCAGCGGCTCCTCGGCGTCATCGAGGTCTCCGACCGCGGGGACACATCCAGTCCCCGATACGCCGTCGTCGAAGGCCAACACCGTTGGGCGGCAGTGGCACTGCGCGATCCCGGCGCGGCGATCGCCGCCCGTATCCACAGCGGACTCACCATCGCCGAGGAGTCACAACTGTTCCTGGGCATCGACATCAACCGCCGACGGCTGACCACGTTCAACCGGTGGAAGGCGCGTCGTGCTCAACAGGACCCCGAGGTGACCGCCATCGAGGCGACCGTGGCCAGCGTGGGGCTGCGTGTCGAGGAAGCGCCCAAGGACGGGAACCTGCGCTGCACCGGGATGCTGGAGAAGATCGCGCGTAGCGGCGGCGGGCACGCGCTGCTGCGGGACAGCCTGCGCCTGCTGCATCAGACCTGGGGGGCGCAGCACAGCGCTTACGATGCGCCGCTGGTCGGCGGGATGGCCGTCTTCCTCGACGCCTTCGCCCGTGCGGAGTACTTCGACTGTGAGGTCCTCGTCGACGCCCTCATCGACCTCACCCCAGAGCAGGTGAAGTTCTACGCCAAAGCCAAGAAGGCCGGCGGCAAGCACGGCGGCGGCGCGCTGCCCAAGTTCGTCGCGATCGCCCTGCACGAACGTCACGCCCTGCACCAGCGCGCCGGTCAGAGGTTGGCCATGCCGGCGGGCTTTCGGGGCACGCTGCGCGCGCCCGGGGTGAGCACCACACGAGCGTCGGGTGCCGCCGCGGCATAA
- a CDS encoding helix-turn-helix domain-containing protein, translating into MTNQVDKLTDDLEAGVVGDDDADMADSAQLVRTEPAKTEIDPPHVATEFFAQQFQDLVSTTKVRMLDTDRVKKLTPLGIQRLLKKQAPDLPVSQTQIYRYFHGEAPPRLDVVYELARLFEVAPTYFVEGSNEEMPTVAEAKSTRSAQKGKAAIDPPHVATEYFAKRFRALAASMNVRMLDTDRVRKLTPLRIQQLLKEQAPDLPVSQTQIYRYFHGEAPPRLDVVYELARLFGVPPTFFVPEEFLPQ; encoded by the coding sequence ATGACCAACCAGGTGGACAAACTGACCGACGATCTCGAAGCCGGCGTTGTCGGCGACGACGACGCTGATATGGCCGATTCGGCGCAGCTGGTGCGCACCGAGCCCGCCAAGACGGAGATCGATCCGCCGCATGTGGCGACAGAGTTCTTCGCCCAGCAATTCCAAGACTTGGTGAGCACGACCAAGGTCCGGATGCTCGACACCGACCGCGTCAAGAAGCTCACACCGTTGGGCATCCAACGACTGTTGAAGAAGCAGGCCCCCGACCTGCCGGTCTCGCAGACCCAGATCTACCGCTACTTCCATGGTGAGGCTCCGCCGCGCCTGGACGTGGTCTACGAGCTGGCACGTCTGTTCGAGGTGGCGCCGACCTACTTCGTCGAGGGATCCAACGAAGAAATGCCCACCGTCGCTGAGGCGAAGTCCACGCGCAGCGCACAGAAGGGCAAGGCTGCGATCGATCCGCCGCACGTGGCAACGGAGTACTTCGCCAAGCGATTCCGTGCGCTGGCGGCCAGCATGAACGTGCGCATGCTCGACACTGACCGCGTCCGCAAGCTCACTCCGCTGCGGATTCAGCAGTTGCTCAAGGAGCAGGCTCCCGACCTGCCGGTCTCGCAGACGCAGATCTACCGCTACTTCCATGGTGAGGCTCCGCCGCGCCTGGACGTGGTCTACGAGCTGGCGCGGCTCTTCGGTGTGCCACCGACCTTTTTCGTGCCCGAAGAGTTTCTGCCCCAGTAG
- a CDS encoding ParA family protein — protein sequence MPKTPKLVRALNSPPVVIAIAMRKGGVGKTTTAVNLSYELTRLEVFDEAEKITRPIRVLLIDVDPQANATSGLGLEIPPDGDPTPTMFNVLHPEKHRRLPLNDVIQGTEYGVDVAPSREALDELDKGLGPGGQMRLRREVEMLPAYDFVIIDCRPTLNELAASALSAASWVLATVGTGPDEVAALASLDAAVENVDLNNPGIKITHVLLTNYMSGSRATKSIRRAVEDAWEKEYLGYISRTIRVTEAKAHRQPISVYDPGCTAAEDYRRVAQRIAEEGLMTNGR from the coding sequence ATGCCAAAGACTCCGAAGCTGGTCCGGGCGCTAAATTCTCCGCCCGTGGTCATCGCTATTGCCATGCGCAAGGGCGGCGTCGGTAAGACCACCACAGCGGTGAACCTCAGCTACGAACTGACCCGGCTGGAGGTATTCGACGAAGCCGAAAAGATCACCCGACCCATCCGCGTCCTGCTGATCGACGTCGACCCCCAGGCCAACGCCACCTCGGGTCTGGGACTCGAGATCCCCCCGGACGGCGATCCGACCCCGACCATGTTCAACGTTCTGCACCCCGAGAAGCACCGCAGGCTGCCGCTGAACGACGTCATCCAGGGCACCGAGTACGGGGTCGACGTCGCGCCGTCGCGCGAAGCCCTCGACGAGCTGGATAAAGGCCTAGGCCCCGGCGGGCAGATGCGCCTGCGCCGTGAGGTGGAAATGCTGCCCGCCTACGACTTCGTCATCATCGACTGCCGGCCCACGCTCAACGAACTGGCCGCCTCGGCCTTGTCGGCGGCCTCCTGGGTATTGGCCACCGTGGGCACGGGTCCCGATGAGGTCGCCGCGCTCGCCTCGCTGGACGCGGCCGTGGAGAACGTGGACCTCAACAATCCCGGCATCAAGATCACCCATGTGCTGCTCACCAACTACATGAGCGGCTCGCGCGCGACCAAATCAATCCGCCGCGCCGTCGAAGATGCTTGGGAGAAAGAGTATCTGGGATACATCTCCCGGACCATCCGAGTCACCGAGGCCAAGGCGCACAGACAGCCGATTTCGGTCTACGACCCGGGTTGCACTGCTGCAGAAGACTATCGGCGTGTCGCACAGCGCATCGCGGAGGAAGGACTGATGACCAATGGCCGCTAA